The genomic DNA TTACTTCCTGAAGCCTGAAATCAAAGAGGAAACTGAGTTTGCGTCTGCAATTTTGAGCAAAATCGTTCTTACTGAGAAATATGTCAACAGTCTCGAGTATTTCCTCATGGAGTTTCGGTGGGAGAACAGACTTGTCGGGCTAGGCCTTAAGCTCAGAGAGTCTAAAAGGACATGGCAAAGGCGTAAAGCGTTGTTTGCACTCTTCGAATTCTGGAGGGACAaatcaagagaaaaaagaggGTTTCCGGAGTTTACTATGATGCACGCCGTGAAGGAGATGGAGAACTACAGAATATTCATTAATCGCTCTGTGTCGTGGTTTTATAATCACATCACCCTTCTGAAAATGGTACTATTTGAGCTCTGTGATAACATCGATACTCAGTGGAGGGAATGGATGTTTCCAAGAGGGCAGCCTCTGCCTGTTCTTGGGGGTTCTATAACTGAGGACAATTTTAATGAAGCCATTGATGAAGTGTTGGCCTTGGATTTCTTGGAAGACGGAACCGAGAATCGTGACATCAGGGCGAGCTCCATGCCCAATCTACCCTCTGATTCAGCAACCGAAAATTGAATACACTCTCAGCCTTTTCTATTTGCGGCAATTTGTATTATTGTAAATTAATGATTATCTCATGTGTACCTTAGGACTCTTGTATTAACCAAAAGCTGCTTTTTATATCAGGTCTTAGCACCAAATGCTCAACCACCAGATATGGTGGTATGTTTTTCCTTAGCCCTCATAACTTAATCAATTGCACCACAAGGTAAGGTAGTCCCGTGGGgtttttcatgtttttggTAACAGTGTCTTCTTTACGAAAAACATTATAATTGGCTTGGCTCAAACATTTTATTTGAAGGCATACATGAAAGATTCAACCGAAACCTACGAACTTGCCCTTCTATGGTTTGTTGCGGTTCCGTGAAGCCTTTTTGTGGGGCGTTCGCTAGGCAAGGTGAGTCCAGATTTCAAATGAAGAAGCCTAAATTGTTTGAAGATAGCGATCACATTATTATAACTAAATAATGCTCGGCCTGAAGGCTCGAAATAcacaaaagcttcaaagccttTAGGCCTCATTTTGAGCCACTGACCTTTTCGCGAACCAAGACAGCAGAGTATAATTCAACGACATCCACGTGATCATCACCTGCTAAAAAAATTCTGTCTTTAAGACATTGACTGGAGGCGCGATGAGCATAGGAATCAATATCAAGGCAAAATGCTTGTTGACCTAAACGTTCCGTGGCCACAAAAAACGTTTGGGGACACCCCAACTGCGTctcaaattcaaaatgtttCTTCTACTTTGGAAACTCTGCATACGCTAGGATACACCCACGTCGCCCTAAATTTCACGGTCCATCATACAGACAAGTTCCCCTCATCCCCCAAAGAGTTGAACCCCATTAAAATCGACGAGAACTTTGGAGGGTTGATGAAAGCGACAGGCCTCAAGATATATTCACGTATCACTCTTATCGTCGACGATCCTTCGAAAGGACAATCTCTATCCAAAATATCTCAGGCGTTCGATATCGTTGCTGCGATGCCGGTAAGTGAAAGAGCCCTCACGCTAGCCACGACGAATCTTGATATTGATATTCTGACATTTCAATACAAACAACGGCTGCCGGCGTACCTGAAACACAAAAGCATATGCAGTTGCGTCGCTCGTGGCGTAAAGCTAGAGATAGTGTACGCCAATGCACTCAGGGATATGCAGTCTCGTCGTCAGTTTATTCAAAACGTCAAAAGCGTTATCAGAAGCTCCAGATCCCGCGGTATCGTAATTAGCAGTGGCGCAGAAAGACCTTTAGAATGCCGGAACGTGCTCGGAGTCACGAGCTTGATAAAGTTTCTTGGACTTGACAGCGACAAGTGTTCTAAAGCTATGACGGACCTGCCGGCTCTAGTTTTGTTGAATGGTAGGCTGCGCACCAAGAGCTACAAACAAACGGTTGTTGTGGGAGGGGGAAGCGATACTGACATAGTAAACGAAACTGAAACAATTGATAAGGAAAAACTAGTCAAGATCGTCAAGCGTCCACACAGCCGAGCTGAGTCTGAATCGGGCAGCGTAGCTAAAAAGGCCAAGGTATAGCATCAACTACGTACATAGTTACTTCTATT from Lachancea thermotolerans CBS 6340 chromosome F complete sequence includes the following:
- the RPP1 gene encoding RNA-binding RNA processing protein RPP1 (similar to uniprot|P38786 Saccharomyces cerevisiae YHR062C RPP1 Subunit of both RNase MRP which cleaves pre-rRNA and nuclear RNase P which cleaves tRNA precursors to generate mature 5' ends), with protein sequence MLVDLNVPWPQKTFGDTPTASQIQNVSSTLETLHTLGYTHVALNFTVHHTDKFPSSPKELNPIKIDENFGGLMKATGLKIYSRITLIVDDPSKGQSLSKISQAFDIVAAMPVSERALTLATTNLDIDILTFQYKQRLPAYLKHKSICSCVARGVKLEIVYANALRDMQSRRQFIQNVKSVIRSSRSRGIVISSGAERPLECRNVLGVTSLIKFLGLDSDKCSKAMTDLPALVLLNGRLRTKSYKQTVVVGGGSDTDIVNETETIDKEKLVKIVKRPHSRAESESGSVAKKAKV